From Algoriphagus sp. NG3, the proteins below share one genomic window:
- a CDS encoding TonB-dependent receptor — protein MKSNLQRRILGASQILYGFLVVLMVGIPLLSNAESPPKYNWIEEDITVTGKVLDETGLPLPGATVSVSGTTSGTVTDIDGEYSITVPDNAELIFSYIGYEPQRVKVGSQTVVNVTLRPDATALDEVIVIGYGTTKRSDLTGSVGSVGAEALRERPASSLNQALAGRVSGVQVNNNSGRPGGRTTVRIRGFSSINSSNNPLYVIDGVQMPVGTLNQQTNAIDYINPNDIVSVEVLKDASSTAIYGSRGANGVILVTTKKGKSGEGSVTYNVDLSVPIIGPNRPEVLNAKEYLAVEDLAWANMEKYDPVGWNEGKWAYLNPALRRTDPRIFDSQGNPLYDTDWMKETTQNKLSQNHQLGFTGGNERTSYSLSLGYRNDEGLVKTSYLTRYSTRFTIEDKVKSWLTVGGSLSYNNQSENIVDINDAVARQMVEDFPFLPVRYEDGTFANNRDYPFAEGTMSSMHRLSGRRYILNTQTTLGSMYTNIKFSDALEMRTALGVNILTQENNQSQTRTLAINERGTASKSMTKDSFWSLENYLTYNKVFAERHAVTGLLGISWQENNYTALSSSIQNFATDYFSFNNLGAGSQIPRVGSGAARESLNSYFARLNYILDDKYLFTATGRADGSSKFGDNNKYAFFPSAALAWRVSEEGFLKGNKTISNLKIRTSYGLTGNSEIPPYSSLSLLSSNYSAIYNEAQFGGTGINRLANPDLRWEKTAQSDLGFELGMFTNRLNIEVDLYYRKTTDMLLDAPVPRTSGYATIRSNVGSMENKGIEFTLNSVNYDKENFSWNTSFNLSLNRNKVLSLATPADIFGVGGPNFTNQTNIIRVGEPVGSFWGLVRLGTWSEAERAEAAEYVSYRNGLTILPGDIKYLDVNGDKAINDSDRMIIGNGSPDFWGAISNSFRLYNFDLTIELQYSVGNDILDMTLHPSEDRQALANSYRTVLGAWTPENQNSQIAEIRDTRAGYVTNVDSRWVKDGSFLRGRNLLLGYNFPSNVTSAIKLSRLRAYASAQNFFLLTGKDIIGDPEVTPTNGNLSSNVFSQGMNWHSYPKPTIFMFGVQVTL, from the coding sequence ATGAAATCAAATCTACAAAGACGAATCTTGGGGGCGTCTCAGATCCTTTATGGATTTTTAGTTGTCCTGATGGTCGGCATACCTCTGCTTTCAAATGCTGAATCACCACCAAAATATAATTGGATTGAAGAAGATATAACCGTAACTGGGAAAGTTCTGGATGAAACAGGGCTTCCTCTGCCAGGCGCTACAGTTTCGGTATCAGGCACTACTTCCGGAACCGTCACAGACATAGATGGAGAATATTCTATCACAGTTCCTGACAATGCTGAACTTATTTTCTCCTATATAGGATATGAGCCCCAGCGTGTGAAAGTAGGATCTCAGACGGTTGTCAATGTCACACTTCGGCCAGACGCCACAGCCCTGGATGAGGTTATTGTAATTGGATACGGTACCACCAAGAGAAGTGATTTGACAGGGTCAGTGGGTTCTGTGGGTGCTGAGGCGCTCAGAGAACGTCCAGCTTCTTCCTTAAATCAGGCACTGGCAGGAAGAGTTTCCGGTGTTCAGGTGAACAATAATTCTGGAAGGCCAGGAGGAAGGACCACAGTCCGTATTAGAGGATTCAGCTCGATTAATTCTTCCAACAACCCGCTGTATGTCATTGACGGGGTACAGATGCCTGTCGGCACGCTGAACCAGCAGACCAATGCCATAGACTATATTAACCCGAACGATATAGTTTCTGTGGAAGTGCTGAAGGATGCCTCATCTACAGCTATTTATGGTTCCAGAGGAGCGAATGGTGTCATCTTAGTCACAACCAAAAAAGGCAAATCAGGTGAAGGAAGTGTGACATATAACGTGGACTTGAGTGTACCGATCATAGGGCCAAACAGGCCAGAAGTGTTAAATGCCAAAGAATATCTAGCAGTAGAGGATCTAGCTTGGGCAAATATGGAGAAATATGATCCTGTGGGCTGGAATGAAGGCAAGTGGGCATATCTTAATCCTGCACTTCGAAGAACTGACCCGCGTATTTTTGACAGTCAGGGTAATCCGCTTTACGATACAGACTGGATGAAAGAAACTACCCAGAATAAGCTTTCACAAAATCATCAATTGGGTTTTACAGGCGGGAATGAACGTACTTCTTATTCACTTTCTTTAGGATATAGAAATGATGAAGGGCTTGTTAAGACTTCCTATTTGACGAGGTATTCTACCAGGTTTACGATCGAAGACAAGGTGAAATCCTGGTTGACCGTCGGTGGAAGCTTGAGCTATAACAACCAATCCGAAAATATTGTGGATATCAACGATGCGGTTGCAAGACAAATGGTTGAAGATTTCCCATTCCTTCCTGTGCGGTATGAAGATGGTACATTTGCCAATAACCGTGACTATCCATTCGCAGAAGGGACGATGAGCTCCATGCACCGTTTGTCAGGAAGAAGATACATTCTTAATACCCAAACCACGCTGGGGAGCATGTACACCAACATCAAGTTTTCGGATGCTTTGGAAATGAGAACAGCTCTTGGCGTGAATATCCTCACTCAGGAAAACAACCAATCACAGACTAGGACTTTGGCAATTAATGAAAGGGGAACAGCTTCCAAAAGCATGACAAAAGATTCCTTTTGGTCATTGGAAAATTACCTTACCTATAACAAGGTATTTGCGGAAAGGCATGCCGTGACAGGACTTCTTGGGATCTCCTGGCAGGAGAATAATTATACTGCATTGAGCTCCAGTATCCAGAATTTTGCGACAGATTATTTCTCCTTCAATAATCTGGGAGCAGGAAGCCAGATCCCCCGTGTAGGGTCTGGTGCAGCACGGGAATCCCTGAATTCTTATTTTGCCAGGTTAAATTATATCCTGGATGATAAATATTTGTTCACTGCAACCGGACGGGCAGATGGATCTTCCAAATTTGGAGATAATAACAAATATGCATTTTTCCCTTCTGCAGCATTGGCGTGGAGAGTTTCAGAAGAGGGATTTCTCAAAGGAAACAAGACTATCTCCAACTTGAAAATAAGAACGAGTTATGGGTTGACCGGAAATTCAGAAATACCTCCATACTCCTCCCTTTCTTTGCTGAGTTCAAACTATTCAGCCATTTATAATGAAGCCCAATTTGGGGGTACTGGTATCAATAGGCTGGCAAACCCAGATTTGAGATGGGAAAAAACAGCACAGTCAGATTTAGGGTTTGAGCTGGGCATGTTTACGAATAGATTGAATATAGAAGTTGATCTATATTATCGTAAGACAACTGATATGTTGCTGGATGCCCCCGTTCCTAGAACAAGCGGCTATGCCACTATCCGAAGCAATGTAGGATCCATGGAAAACAAGGGGATTGAATTCACCTTAAATTCTGTGAACTATGATAAAGAGAATTTCAGCTGGAATACTTCATTCAACTTATCACTGAACAGAAATAAGGTATTATCACTGGCCACTCCTGCGGATATTTTTGGAGTGGGAGGGCCTAATTTTACCAACCAAACCAATATTATTAGGGTAGGAGAACCTGTGGGGTCTTTTTGGGGTCTGGTACGTTTAGGAACCTGGAGTGAAGCAGAACGAGCGGAAGCAGCGGAATATGTCAGCTATAGAAATGGACTTACCATACTGCCAGGTGATATTAAATACCTGGATGTGAACGGGGATAAGGCGATCAATGATTCGGATAGAATGATCATAGGTAATGGTAGCCCCGACTTCTGGGGGGCCATATCCAACAGTTTCAGACTATATAATTTTGATCTGACTATTGAACTACAATACAGTGTAGGAAATGATATCTTGGATATGACTTTGCATCCGAGCGAAGACCGTCAGGCTCTTGCAAATAGCTATAGAACCGTGTTGGGAGCATGGACTCCTGAAAATCAAAATAGTCAGATTGCAGAAATCCGTGATACCCGTGCCGGATATGTGACCAATGTGGATTCCCGCTGGGTAAAAGATGGTTCATTTTTAAGGGGCAGAAATCTGCTTTTGGGATATAATTTCCCTTCTAATGTAACCAGCGCTATCAAATTGAGCAGATTAAGGGCATATGCTTCAGCCCAGAATTTCTTCCTATTAACTGGTAAAGACATAATCGGTGATCCTGAAGTCACGCCAACAAATGGAAATTTGAGCAGTAATGTGTTCTCCCAAGGCATGAACTGGCATAGTTATCCTAAACCGACCATTTTTATGTTTGGTGTTCAGGTAACTCTTTAA
- a CDS encoding metallophosphoesterase, with amino-acid sequence MNKRLLYPAILGTAFQMAFSPSLLAQTETKQVAFLSDIHLQDVYADLKSDDFQGVFNPASGKYATIRTMKSQINSTRLFNENYFAFIAALEDIKRKGIQLVVLPGDFTDDGQPMNVLALKKILDEYAEDSGMRFFLTTGNHDPVKPFGALAGKRDFLGTDGSEQAIAGAKSVFPSLDVAISEQINFWGYTEITETLGEFGFFPSEKDLFWAHPFQSLDVDNYDFKLAKGNSILDKRVYEVGDSGLFLPDASYVVEPVEGIWLLALDGNVYTYNGSEWKGSSIGFNQAAFHKKHQLDWIKKVAAEAEKRGKALISFSHYPLVEFHNGASGEMSSLFGGQKFQLERVPSTETTRQYAEAGVRTHFAGHMHINDTGIYHDQTTTHTMYNIQVPSLAAFPPAYKTLKITEASTLEIETIPLTEVEHMNEFFDLYRMEHRWLLENQDPGIWDSSILASKDYLEYTRNHLLELTKSRFIPSDWPENLAILLQHLTHSELINWSKMNENEGELFLSEKLKKLKIKSNKTTTNRTIIDDFYLLKNGDEFGKNMIPEDRIDFYEKLIPAVIQKDFTVAHRLNRELVQFFGIFDKLYHSLPSEHFSIDLKNNTIKKIVD; translated from the coding sequence TTGAATAAAAGACTCCTATATCCGGCGATTCTTGGTACAGCCTTTCAAATGGCTTTCTCCCCTTCGCTCCTGGCACAGACAGAAACTAAACAAGTCGCATTTCTCTCAGATATCCACCTGCAGGATGTCTATGCGGATCTGAAATCAGATGACTTCCAAGGCGTTTTCAATCCAGCCTCTGGAAAATACGCCACTATACGCACTATGAAAAGCCAGATCAACTCCACACGGCTTTTCAATGAAAACTACTTTGCCTTCATCGCGGCACTGGAAGACATAAAGAGAAAAGGCATTCAACTCGTGGTGCTTCCCGGAGATTTCACTGATGATGGGCAACCTATGAATGTTTTGGCCCTAAAGAAGATACTGGATGAATATGCGGAAGATTCCGGAATGCGCTTTTTCCTGACTACCGGCAACCATGATCCTGTCAAGCCATTTGGAGCTCTGGCGGGAAAAAGGGACTTCCTGGGCACAGATGGATCAGAGCAGGCAATTGCAGGTGCTAAATCTGTATTTCCTTCATTGGACGTTGCGATTTCTGAACAAATCAATTTCTGGGGATATACTGAGATCACAGAGACTTTGGGGGAATTTGGATTTTTCCCTAGTGAAAAAGATCTTTTTTGGGCTCATCCATTCCAGTCACTGGATGTGGATAATTATGATTTCAAACTGGCTAAAGGCAATTCTATTCTAGACAAACGGGTATATGAAGTAGGTGATTCCGGTCTTTTCTTACCTGATGCCAGTTATGTAGTAGAACCTGTGGAAGGAATTTGGCTTTTAGCTTTGGATGGAAATGTGTATACTTATAACGGAAGTGAGTGGAAAGGATCATCCATAGGCTTTAACCAAGCTGCTTTTCACAAAAAACACCAACTAGACTGGATCAAAAAAGTAGCTGCTGAAGCTGAAAAAAGAGGAAAAGCGCTGATTTCCTTTAGCCACTATCCATTAGTGGAATTTCACAACGGAGCTTCAGGTGAAATGAGCTCTCTTTTCGGAGGGCAGAAATTCCAGCTCGAGCGGGTGCCTTCTACAGAAACTACCAGACAGTATGCTGAGGCCGGCGTCAGAACCCACTTCGCCGGGCACATGCATATCAATGACACAGGGATTTATCATGACCAAACAACCACCCATACCATGTATAATATACAAGTACCTTCATTGGCGGCTTTTCCGCCCGCGTACAAAACCTTAAAAATCACCGAGGCTTCCACGCTTGAGATCGAAACAATTCCTCTCACCGAAGTGGAGCACATGAACGAATTCTTTGATCTCTACCGAATGGAGCACCGATGGCTGCTGGAAAACCAGGATCCCGGAATCTGGGACAGCTCTATTTTGGCTTCAAAAGACTACCTGGAATACACCCGTAATCACCTATTGGAACTGACCAAATCCAGGTTTATCCCCTCTGACTGGCCGGAAAACCTTGCCATTCTATTACAGCATCTCACCCATTCCGAACTCATAAATTGGAGCAAGATGAATGAAAATGAAGGGGAGCTTTTCCTCAGTGAAAAATTAAAAAAACTAAAAATCAAAAGTAACAAGACCACCACCAACAGAACCATTATTGATGATTTCTATTTGCTGAAAAATGGTGATGAATTTGGAAAAAACATGATTCCAGAAGATAGGATTGACTTTTATGAAAAGTTAATTCCTGCTGTTATACAGAAGGATTTTACCGTAGCACATCGCTTGAACAGGGAACTGGTTCAGTTTTTTGGGATTTTTGATAAACTGTACCATTCCTTACCATCCGAGCATTTCTCTATCGATTTAAAAAACAACACCATTAAAAAAATAGTTGATTGA
- a CDS encoding RagB/SusD family nutrient uptake outer membrane protein, protein MKTNRFYKILPVAAFMFAFLGCTDLDEEILDESLTGTGEAEVVSGSIAPVYGSLRQVWMHTVNFGLQEVSSDEGILPYRGGTDWFDGGKFIAIHQHLMTPTNSLVGDTWTAITLSLSRAVLATERLQLEVDNGNSAAQDPLYEMIAMKAYLNMLALDNWGLVFKKDASDQLSELLRGQEAIGYLETELLSVVDVINNTKGPGRLNKHAVEALLARLYLNAAVYRDPYGTPDFRSEDMDKVIQYTSNIINGPYSLSPEYFELFDDSNHSNPEIIFSLDQRGVLQTEHSRWAYWPISGDLIPRPEFPNTRGTDAVGVTPDFFQTWVEAYGNVDPAHADARFFKENTIIPENLKDLSGVNPTNDADHFYTIEAKQFEIDRGILRNIIWGPRKDGSGNIMTDGEGKVKIYPVINRRSSGADIRYVDHTLKVDFTTEGSLHNAGYRFSKYQFSHTAPDCCNFSSVDLVLVRLGEIYLMRAEAKLRKGDNAGALEDINTLRTSRNARPAQTPAPLSTIDLDILFRESGFELYWEGHRRTYQIRFGKYEDSWTEKNDSDVNKRLFPIPQRAMDGASSESGFLVQNPGY, encoded by the coding sequence ATGAAAACTAATAGATTTTATAAAATACTTCCCGTAGCAGCCTTCATGTTCGCATTTCTAGGTTGTACAGACTTAGACGAAGAGATCCTTGATGAGTCTCTGACAGGAACAGGTGAAGCGGAGGTGGTAAGTGGTTCTATAGCTCCAGTGTATGGCTCTCTCCGCCAGGTATGGATGCATACGGTGAATTTTGGACTTCAGGAGGTATCTTCTGATGAGGGGATTTTGCCCTATAGAGGAGGAACTGATTGGTTTGATGGGGGCAAGTTTATCGCGATTCACCAGCACTTGATGACTCCTACAAATAGCTTGGTGGGAGATACCTGGACGGCTATTACGCTTTCCTTGTCCAGAGCGGTATTGGCCACGGAAAGATTGCAGCTGGAAGTGGATAACGGGAATTCCGCGGCACAGGATCCCTTGTATGAGATGATTGCCATGAAGGCCTATCTCAATATGTTGGCACTTGATAACTGGGGACTGGTATTTAAAAAAGACGCATCTGACCAACTTTCGGAGCTTCTTAGAGGTCAAGAGGCGATAGGTTATCTGGAAACAGAACTATTATCTGTGGTGGATGTGATCAATAACACAAAAGGTCCGGGAAGGCTGAACAAACATGCGGTGGAAGCATTGTTGGCCAGACTTTATCTGAATGCTGCGGTGTATAGAGACCCTTATGGCACACCAGACTTCAGATCAGAAGATATGGACAAAGTGATCCAGTATACCAGCAATATTATCAATGGGCCATATTCCTTGTCTCCGGAATATTTCGAATTGTTTGATGACAGTAACCACAGCAATCCAGAGATTATTTTCTCCCTTGACCAAAGGGGAGTATTGCAGACGGAGCATAGTAGATGGGCATATTGGCCGATCTCGGGAGACTTGATTCCAAGACCGGAATTTCCAAATACCCGTGGTACGGACGCTGTAGGTGTGACTCCTGATTTCTTCCAGACTTGGGTGGAGGCTTATGGCAATGTAGATCCGGCTCATGCTGATGCCCGTTTTTTCAAGGAAAACACGATAATTCCTGAAAATCTTAAAGATCTGTCTGGAGTGAATCCAACGAATGACGCAGATCACTTCTATACTATTGAGGCAAAGCAATTTGAAATAGACAGGGGGATACTCAGGAATATCATATGGGGCCCTAGAAAAGATGGTAGCGGGAATATCATGACTGACGGAGAGGGAAAAGTGAAAATATACCCGGTGATCAATAGGAGAAGTAGCGGTGCGGACATCCGGTATGTGGATCATACGCTAAAGGTTGATTTCACTACTGAAGGAAGCTTGCACAATGCCGGATACAGATTCTCAAAATATCAGTTTAGCCATACTGCTCCTGATTGCTGTAACTTCAGTAGTGTGGATTTGGTATTGGTCCGTCTCGGAGAGATCTATTTGATGCGTGCTGAGGCCAAGCTGAGAAAAGGTGACAATGCCGGGGCTTTGGAAGATATCAATACCTTAAGAACGTCAAGAAATGCTCGTCCGGCACAGACTCCAGCACCATTGAGCACCATTGATCTGGATATTTTATTCCGTGAATCAGGTTTTGAGCTGTATTGGGAAGGTCATAGAAGAACCTATCAAATACGCTTTGGGAAATATGAGGATAGCTGGACCGAGAAAAATGATTCTGATGTGAACAAGCGGTTGTTCCCGATTCCGCAGAGAGCTATGGACGGAGCATCAAGTGAATCGGGCTTTTTAGTGCAAAATCCAGGTTATTAA
- a CDS encoding phosphatidylinositol-specific phospholipase C1-like protein produces MKITIFLAITACCLLLAIHTSAQELKLNQVQVIGSHNSYKSQMAPELISYLAKVNPSASQSLEYAHIPLEAQLDLGLRNLELDVFHDPEGGRYSNPKGLEIIKNSGGNLPDYDPDDALSKPGLKLFHVQDLDFQSHYLLFADALEALKSWSENNPHHTPVFILINAKDGNIPGTRATLPFTATALDSIDLEIRTHLGMENLITPDMVRGEFQDLESAVLAGNWPILDDVKGKFLFVLDENEEKTDQYLTAKPGLKNAVLFVNKKEGNPTAGLRIINNVVKDEAYIIDLVRKGYLIRTRADSDTKEARNEDYSTFEKAKASGAQVISTDYYQPSTFFKSDYQVKFEGNSYERVNPILVNDKIPTSDFE; encoded by the coding sequence ATGAAAATCACAATCTTTCTGGCTATTACAGCTTGTTGCCTGTTGCTTGCTATACATACATCGGCCCAGGAACTAAAACTGAACCAGGTTCAGGTAATCGGAAGTCATAATAGCTATAAAAGTCAAATGGCACCTGAACTTATCTCTTACCTAGCTAAGGTAAACCCTTCCGCTTCGCAAAGTCTGGAATATGCACATATCCCACTGGAGGCCCAGTTGGATCTAGGATTAAGAAATCTTGAGCTTGACGTGTTCCATGATCCAGAAGGTGGAAGGTACTCCAACCCTAAAGGTTTGGAAATCATCAAAAACAGTGGCGGAAACCTTCCCGATTATGACCCTGATGATGCTCTTTCCAAACCTGGACTAAAACTTTTCCATGTGCAGGATCTTGACTTCCAGTCTCATTACCTGTTGTTTGCAGATGCCTTGGAAGCCTTAAAAAGCTGGAGTGAAAACAACCCGCATCATACGCCTGTTTTTATTCTGATCAATGCAAAAGACGGAAACATTCCCGGAACCCGTGCTACCCTTCCCTTTACTGCTACCGCGCTGGACAGCATTGATCTTGAAATCAGGACACATTTGGGAATGGAGAATTTAATAACCCCTGATATGGTTCGGGGAGAATTCCAGGATTTGGAATCGGCCGTATTAGCAGGAAACTGGCCGATTCTTGATGATGTAAAAGGGAAGTTTCTTTTTGTACTGGATGAAAATGAAGAAAAAACAGACCAATACCTAACCGCAAAGCCCGGACTGAAAAACGCAGTGCTATTTGTCAATAAAAAAGAAGGAAATCCCACAGCCGGACTTAGAATCATCAATAATGTGGTGAAAGATGAAGCTTATATAATAGACTTGGTAAGAAAAGGATACCTGATTCGCACCAGAGCGGATTCTGACACCAAGGAAGCTCGAAATGAGGATTATTCTACCTTCGAAAAAGCCAAAGCTTCAGGTGCGCAAGTGATTTCCACTGATTATTATCAGCCCTCGACCTTCTTCAAATCGGATTACCAAGTTAAATTCGAGGGAAACTCATATGAAAGAGTAAATCCGATACTGGTCAATGATAAAATTCCTACTTCTGATTTTGAATAA
- a CDS encoding alkaline phosphatase codes for MLKLLTPLLFLLISSFQLAAQESKTFQLHSHNDYLQTVPFWTAYSAGASSIEVDVILKDGKLMAAHEPETIDPKRTLESLYLDPISEGLKSGVISSIDFHLLVDLKTEAYTTLEVLLESMSNYDEILYGKGNPAGLKLIISGNRPQPTDFQKYPGWMFFDYQSNELNSYLPWEKIGMVSLSFSRFSVWNGKGRMVESERSAVQEFIDLVHSFNKPVRFWGSPDSKSAWKAFYEMGEDYINTDHPIAAAEYLGKLGENIYHNPGKHEVYQPKFEVDGTDVPVKNVILMIGDGNGLAQISAGLFANGNELNLTQLKNIGLVKTQAADDFTTDSAAGATAFATGEKSNNRALGVNPEGKSLANLPDILADYGFSSGIITTDQLTGATPAAFYAHHPERDDSAEIAAFLPNSKLDLFIGGGEDSFTSEVENLEVEGFALAESLEELQGDRVGYFAAKASLPKILDGRGDYLLKSTAASLNFFEQKKSPFFLMVEAANIDSGGHSNSTSMIVSEMLDFDQVIGEVVRFADEHPGTLVLITADHETGGVSLPQGDVASGAVELGFHSDDHTGIMVPVFAYGAHSGDFRGVYENTEVFHRIKRLILEYHQKK; via the coding sequence ATGCTTAAACTACTTACACCCCTTCTTTTTCTTCTGATAAGCTCGTTTCAGCTTGCAGCTCAGGAATCCAAAACTTTCCAGCTTCATTCTCACAACGATTACCTGCAGACGGTCCCATTTTGGACGGCTTATTCCGCAGGAGCTTCATCTATAGAAGTAGATGTTATACTGAAAGATGGGAAATTAATGGCTGCGCATGAACCTGAAACTATTGATCCCAAGCGTACCCTTGAGAGTTTATACCTGGATCCTATTTCAGAGGGATTGAAAAGCGGTGTGATTTCTTCTATCGATTTCCATCTGCTGGTAGATCTGAAGACGGAGGCATATACCACACTGGAAGTTTTGCTGGAAAGCATGTCAAACTATGATGAGATCCTGTATGGTAAAGGTAATCCGGCTGGGTTAAAGCTGATAATTTCGGGAAATAGACCCCAGCCAACAGATTTTCAGAAGTACCCGGGTTGGATGTTTTTTGATTACCAAAGCAATGAGCTGAATAGTTATTTGCCATGGGAAAAGATAGGGATGGTAAGTTTGAGTTTCAGTCGATTTTCGGTCTGGAATGGCAAGGGGAGAATGGTGGAGAGTGAGCGCAGCGCTGTTCAGGAGTTCATTGACCTGGTTCATAGCTTCAATAAGCCGGTTCGCTTTTGGGGTTCGCCCGATAGCAAATCTGCCTGGAAGGCCTTTTATGAGATGGGGGAAGACTATATCAACACAGATCATCCTATTGCTGCGGCAGAATACCTGGGTAAACTTGGTGAAAACATCTACCATAATCCCGGCAAACATGAAGTTTACCAGCCTAAGTTTGAAGTAGATGGTACAGATGTCCCGGTGAAAAATGTGATTTTGATGATAGGAGACGGGAATGGGTTAGCCCAAATTTCTGCAGGACTGTTTGCTAATGGCAATGAGTTAAACTTAACCCAGCTGAAGAATATAGGATTGGTAAAGACTCAGGCTGCGGATGATTTTACGACGGATTCAGCGGCTGGAGCTACAGCTTTCGCAACTGGTGAAAAAAGCAATAATAGAGCTTTGGGTGTAAACCCAGAAGGAAAATCCTTGGCTAACCTGCCTGATATTCTGGCAGACTATGGTTTTTCCAGCGGAATTATTACTACTGATCAGCTGACAGGTGCTACTCCTGCGGCGTTTTATGCACATCATCCGGAGCGGGATGATTCGGCGGAGATTGCTGCTTTTTTACCAAATAGTAAGTTGGATTTATTCATTGGTGGGGGTGAGGATAGTTTTACTTCCGAAGTTGAAAATCTGGAGGTAGAAGGTTTCGCCTTGGCTGAAAGTTTGGAAGAGTTACAGGGAGATCGAGTGGGCTATTTTGCGGCTAAGGCTTCTTTGCCTAAGATACTGGATGGCAGAGGGGATTATCTTTTGAAAAGCACTGCTGCTTCACTTAACTTTTTTGAGCAGAAAAAGTCGCCATTTTTCCTGATGGTGGAGGCGGCAAATATTGACTCGGGAGGACATTCGAATAGCACTTCTATGATCGTATCCGAAATGTTGGATTTCGATCAGGTAATAGGGGAGGTGGTACGCTTTGCAGATGAGCATCCGGGAACTTTGGTGCTGATCACGGCAGACCATGAGACAGGCGGAGTTTCTTTACCACAGGGAGATGTGGCTTCAGGTGCAGTGGAACTTGGTTTTCATAGCGATGATCACACAGGGATTATGGTGCCTGTTTTTGCCTATGGGGCGCATTCGGGCGACTTCAGAGGGGTGTATGAGAATACTGAGGTGTTTCATAGGATCAAAAGGTTAATCTTGGAGTATCATCAGAAAAAGTAA